GTTCCTCAGCAGATCCAGACACTGCCTGTAGGACTCCCACAGGAACTTCACCCAGGGGGTGAGCAGCAGACGGTCGGTACGGTCCTGGGTGTCCTCTCCACTGACCGCACTCAGGAGCacactggagtcccacaagCAAGCTCAGTGTGAACACGACCCCACGGAAATACACAATGTGACTTAAGCTCCCACAGGATAACCACGAGAAATATATAAGATGACGTCACAGTACCAAGTACACAGTATTAATCTAGTCAATTTCAATGGCTTCATTTTAGTCTCTAACACAATTAATAAATGGCTACTTTGCACATGATCCACCCAGACTCACCTCTCGGGGGTCTGGATGTTGTCCAGGTCCTCGATGTCCAGAACCATCTGCTGGGACTCCCCCTTGGCGGTCTCAGTCTTCTCTTCGGCGAGCTTCAGGTACGCCCTAATCACATCCTCAAGAGACTTGATGTTCACCTACAGCCACGGGGGGAAAAAAGTAAGTCCTTGCGTGTAATCATAACCACCCAGATGACAACTTTCAAATTTGCCACGTAGTCTCATTCAAACCTGCTGGCAGATGTTCTTGTACTGGTACAGGCCCTCTTTCGCCAGGTGGCTCTTGCGGAGATCCACGCAGAGCTCCAGGTACTTGAGCATGATGGGCTCGTGGATCTTCTGCCATGTTCGATGCTTCTTGCTTTTGATGACATCGTAGAGAACATCCAAGGCTGGCTGCTTCTTGCCAACCTCCAAGAACTCTGCAGAAAGGCACTGTAGTTAGTTTATCATCCGTATGCTACAGCGAGAGCGCGGAGGTGACCCGGTGGGAGTAGGACATACGGGAACGTCATCGTCATGTCAGCGTAGGATACCTCGTATCTTACAAAGAACCCGGGACAATGACAGGCGTGTAAAGTTGTCCTtattaaacaaaaacaactgaagAGCAGATCATTGGTTCTATAATTGAGGTTAAGCTAAACGAGGAAGGCTACTGACGTTCACATTCGCCACTATTGCATTGCTAACCGCTGTGTGGCAGGACTCTGTGTGCAATATGGCCTCCACGCCATTCCAACGAATGCTAGCACCTAGCTAGCCGCCGCTGAAAGCGACGTGCTGCTACAGCGAGGATGCTATCGTCAGCTAACCTAGCTTAAATGACCGGTGTCTTCATAGTTCTACAACAGGGTCCATGCTTACCGTTTGCTCGTTTGAGAGCATTCTCCGGGCGTTGAAAATAGGCCGGCATGTCGGTGGCGTATTAGCGAAACTTAGGATCGGCTGACTTTGGTGAATTTGACCAATTTCACCAGTCCATCCGGGCGAGGCAGTAACCCGCTTCAACACGGAGTCGAGAAAGGAAAAACCTCGTGAACGGCCTAGCTAGGGTTGCCAGATGAAAAGGCAGAAGCCCCCTAATACAGCGTTGCACAAGTGCATCTTTATAGTTACAATACACATTCATATATTGCATTGTTCTGAATGGATATATTTGCAATAATGACATACATACCACCTTTGGTGAAGCATACACAGTGTTTGTGGGTTTTTTGGGACAAATGCAacgtttttttcattcattacatatattaatcacgattatatatatttacattccCAACCCTCTTTTGTTCATATGAAGACCTACTGATAGAATCAAATACAAGTGGTTTTGTCTTTAGAAACTGAAAAGGCAAAGAAATAAAGACAACTTCTAACATTGAAATTGAACTGTACCCTGCTAATACATTTTTTAACCAATAACAGTGCATATATAggccaatatatatatttatttatttgtatttattaattaactattttattttactttaatgAAGTAGTATAATTTGAGATAATGGTTTGTGTCGATTTATTAGATAAACTTTGTCAAAATCGTATCTGATCTGTATATGATATATGTATATCTGTatattgtctttttttaataCTGTATCTTCCTCTGTCTTTTTCTTCGACAACGgaaaattattattcattattactTATCTTCTGACCGACCACAATACTGGCAACCCGGTATGAATGTATATTGCGCATGTGCAACAATGCCATCTCTGTGACTGGTTGCGACCATCCTGTCTCCTCCCAGCGTACATCTCGAGTAAGGAAAACGGAAGCGACCTGCCTAAGTAAGCAAAGTCTGCTGACAGTTACAGCATAGGATAAATTCCCTTGATCAAGTTCATGTACATCAGGTGGTGAGTAGGCAGATATATTGAGCAATCATCGCGGTTATATATTGTGAATTGGCCGAAGGACAAGGTAGACTACCTTTGCACTGAACTCATATTTACTGAATAAGTTGCAGGATCTCTGCTGACTCCCTCAAGTAACCAGGTATGTCAATTATTTCAGGTATGGAATATGGCATCATCTGAAGCACACCTTATGCTAAGCGTCGGACTAATCGGTAAGTAGATCTCATTTTAGTACAATATGTTTCTTCTGTTTAGCTCTCTTAAACCTGTAATAACGTTAGCTCGGCGGCTTGGCATGTCAAATGGAATCACATGATAGCATTGTGATCAACAATACACGTGAGTGACTCCTGGTGTACAAGGTTGTTTCCCAACATTTCAGGCCCAACTTTATGTTAATATAGGTGATATGGTCACAAATCTTCCAAAAGCTCCCAATGCTTACttggttttattttgttataacACAAGAGAAAGACGCGAATGGAgactcgttgtgggtgtggtgtTACCCCTCTGTCACCGCGGAAGTGAGACAGATCCTCCTCAGCAAGTGCTGCCTGACGCAGGATGGTCGGGAGCTCCACTCCTTTGTATTTGGCCAGTTCCGCCGGACCTGGTACTACATTACCACGGTGGAAATACAGGAACCGACTGCTCTAAAGAAGGTAGGGACACTTATCAGTAATAATTACAAAACATACTCTTATTGCAGCTGTTAATGAGGTAATCTGATGCCAGTTGACTGAACACATCTTTAATTTGGTGTATGCATTTCCTCCTTAGGTTACACATTTCTCACTAGTTGTCACCACGAAAGACTTCAACCCTGAGAAATATGCTGCTTTGAGTAGAGTGTTATGCAGGTAAAGTGTAGACTCAGTATACCTCTGTTTTGCATGTTTGCAAGAAGAGGATGGTGCGGTTACAGCGTTGTTATTCCCCCTCTGCAGATTGTATATCAAACATGGCAGTCCAGTGAAAATGATGGAGAGTTACATTTCGGTTCTCACAAAAGGAATTTGCCAAAGCGATGAAAATGGCTCATTTCTTAACAAGAATTATGATGTCAGGCTGGCCTATTTAGCAGGTTCCCTCAAAGGTAAAACACACAATAATTGATCGTTTCTGCCCATGTGTGAAGGATGTGAGAGTCAAGATAATGACTTGATATCCAGATCATTCAGTTATGGTTCCCACTATGTTCCTATGTTAAGATGTAGTGGCCCAGTTTGGAATGGAGTCCATTATCCTGTATACAGCCCTCATGCTGAAGAAAAGAATCGTTGTCCATCATCCTCGAATCGAAGCGCTGTTGGAGTTTACGAggtaacgagagagagagagagagagagagagagagagagagagagagagagagagagagagagagagagagagagagagagagagagagagagagagagagagagagagagagagagagagagagagagagagagagagagagagagagagagagagagagagagagagagagagagagagagagagagagagagacccccctaTCCTTCTGTCTTCCCCAGAGCGTTGCCTGCCTTTACATGGCATAGGAAGGACTGGTCGATCCTGCACCCCTACCTGCACCTGACCGAGGTGGAGCTGGACGACCTCAGGCAGTGCCCAGGTGAGGAAGCTCACAGACAGGGCCGCCAACTGGGTGTGGCAGCTGCCCCACCTTGACCTGTGGTgggtcaatgttttttttaatcataattATCAAAttatgaagaaaaataaaataaacggggccattttttttatcatgttttaaaatgtacatttcaaaGGCAAATTATTAggtaaattttttattttacctaaaaaaaaattatttaatgATCTACTTTCGAGGGACTTCTTTCATTTAGTTTTGTCGCATGCCAACATGTCCATGCATACActataaaatacacaaataccTTGACTTGTTTCAAGCATTAAACGATGCCTGATCATGCATTTACCCAAGCGTTGAAAAGGTGACGGAAATGTCACTGATTGTGGGGCTGTTTTTTTCTAGCCACTGAAACAATGTTTTCAATAATTATGCCATTTGACAACAATGGTGGTTTTGGGCGTTTCCTTGGCGATGAACAAGGTCTTTCTGCTTGTCTATTCCTCCTTAAAGACTGTATTTTCAAACCAACATGTTGCGTGTTCTCTAGGATACGTGGCGGGGTTCACCAACCCAGAGGTCGGCAACAGGGCAGATCTATTTGATGTGTATGTGAACCTCCCGGACAACACAATCACTGTGTCTCCCGACGCCAAAGGTTTGTTTAACATCAAATGTAATGTTTTGAGTTTAACACTTAAGGGCttattatggtcccacgttcacacaACGCAAGGTTGTTatggaccccttacgtccttgcagaccctccttgcgtccaccgcaagggctgGACGTGTGCCTCTCAAAAATTTGAACCAttcgtcgaggcgacgcagcagcaaggcctgtgattggtccgcttgcTAAAACCCGACTCGGAGccataaaggttcacgactgcgtcgaagcgtctgcgtggtcgttgcgttgcgtgaacttggaaccataatcagcccaaAACACTTAGAATCTTCAAGTAAACCAGGGTTCAAAACAGTCCTCCTCCATTGTTCCACTCTGCTGCCACAGAGGCCTTGGCTATGGGGAAGGTTCATAAAGACATCGGTCAGCTTATCGTCCAATCAGCAGAAGATGCTGAGCGAACGGACGCTCAGGTGATCAAGGTAAGAATGTACGCAGGGTATCAAACATGAAATGACAGCTGGAAATGTTATCGTTGCGGAGATGGCCCTCCAAAACCACTAACCATGAAGTCATAAAGTTCACCTTTGGATTCTACTCCTCAACCTCACGGCCTACATTAACATTAATTATTTGACTGTCATGCATCATAAGATTGATACACTTTAAGTTTTATGTAGTAAAGTTAAATAGGCAACTCTCAAAGAAAAAAAGCAGAGCTCTTGTTTCTTTTGAGTCTGCTCAACCCTGAATGGTGCATCGTTTTCCATATTCTGTTTTGTTGCATTTCTctacttttatttttactttccGTTTTTAATTCACAGGACATTTCTACCAAGACTAAAGAGATACTTGCTAGCTTGATGGCCCTGGCGGACGAGAGTGAAAATTCTAAAATAACGGTAGAAGGCTTGAAGAAACATCACTTCCCCCCTGCCACAGAGAACTTCCTGTTTCACCTGGCGGCCGCTGAGAGACTCTTAAGGATATGACTTCTGCCTACCTGCAAACATACTAATCACGGGACGGGACCTCCTCACTGTCTAGGGATTGTCATGAGGACTCACTGAATGCGCCTAGGCTTCTAACCAGTGCCATTATTAACAACTTGAGCGGGATTAAATACTATTACTGTTCAATAGAAAGTTATGAAAGGAATATTTCAGTTGTGAGAATTTGTTTTCAATCTTGTTTTTACTAATAACTTTTGTTCCACCCAAGTACAGGCAAtataatgtatttttcttctcaATCACAATTTTCCTTTTGGTTCAGGCCTGACTTCTTGACTGTATAATATGCTAAATGCAACCAGGGATGGACAgtttgttttgttgacatttctgCATAATAATTTTTACTTTGAAGATCCAAATGCCCAAAACTGTATTTTTGTGtctaaatatttttatattagtCTGTGCTGTGCAATAATATGTAGTTTACATTTGGAAAAAACGTATTTTCATGAATTAATGTATCTTAGCAAAAATAATTGCACTCCATGCATCcattaaatacatttattatcAAAACAATGAGTGGATTTTAATACtaacatttgtttaatttacaCTAAGAAGCACAATAATTGCCCAGGTTGTGCTATATATTCTTCATGTCTCCCCAAGATATTACCCTTCCATTTGTCGTTTAAAACTCCAACAGCATCCAATACTCCTGGACAGGAAGCGGTAAAGCAGAACGATAATGGGACTGACGGTTTCGATGTCTTGGTGTGCGAGGTTATCTGGAGTCGATGGGTAAAGCCACAGGGTAAAGCCACAGGGGTCCATCGCTCCTCAGAGACCCCGGTGGTAGAACAGCTCGCCATCGACAGCGGCCGCCTgcagctccttctccaacttGTCCTTTTTAATCTGCAGAAGAGGGAGGACGTGAGAGGTGTGGTGTCCCCGACCCCCGGTGGAGCAtggaagggagagggaagaTGAAGCCTTACGGTTCCCAGCTGGGGGAAGATGCTGAAGGACAGTGGGATCATCATTCCGAAGACCATCGCCGTGCTCACATGGCGAAGAGGCGCTCTGAGCATGGAGTTCTGGTTGAACAATCTCGTCCTGTAAACCAACACTCTGCTTAGCTGGAATTTCCTTTTGGAATATCTTTTATCTCCACTTTAATATAATATCAATCATGTCTTCACAGATAAATCTAAATGAAACCCTTCTCCAAGTCATGAAACGCGGTGAGGAAAAATGTTGTGTAGCAACAGGTGTGCTTCCCAGATCAAggtccaatcccatttctaccccttacccctcccccttgttttgaaggggcaagggggagggataaggggtaggggtagaaatgggattgggcctaaatgtgTCCAAAGAGAGGCCGTGAGGGCACGGCCACCATGGGGAGGACAGACTTACTTCCCCGTGAGGTACACCAGAAGGTTAGGAACAGCAGCCGATGCACCCAACAGGACTGCTCTTGACCACGCAGTGTCCCTTATAGCCTGGATGTACAAGTCAAAAAGCAGGTTAAATGCACTGCATCACATATTTGAAACGGGAGTGAGAGGGTTTGAATCCTTACTTTGTCTCCAGCTGCTCGAGAGATTCCTACAGAAGCGCCGTTGGAATCAAACACCTGGATTCCATTATCAGACTCTTCACTCCTGATGGTAAACACGCTGAAGAAGCCCAGGGCAGCTGGGGAAGGTTCCACAACTTACTGTGAGCTGGTTTCATTTAGAAAAACGCAGTTTACAATGGGCCTAAGTTTGAGTTTCGTGCAAGAGTAGACGGTTCAACAAACAAATGACCTGCCTGAGAGAGGAACCGGCACGATCGACCTGAAGAAGAACAGCAAGGATTGGCTCCCGATGGCAAATCTTTGGATTAAAATGAATGGAagtgcctgaataatgaagatttttatttcatttattgcATTATTCTTTTAATATGTGAAATATACAACAAAAGTACACCATATGTTATGGGATATCACGTTGCAATGGGGAAACAATACATGAAGTTTGATTGACGATCGAAATGCAATGTCCATAGAAAACAACCAGTACAAACCCCTGCACATGTTGTGTAGGAAACCGACCCTCCGATCAAAAGAGCCTGTTTCAAAGACATCTTCTTGGCCTGCCGGTGAGAGATAATGAAAGAAAAGGCAGATAATGCAAACAAACCCAAAGGAGATTAGCTCAGCTGGCCTATCTCCTGCAATTCCTCAAATAATGCAACTGTCCAACGGGCTGGCTGACACTGGGGTCTATCGCATAGGGTTACACCCTTGTCAGACCTTGCAGAGGTCTCTACCGCCTACACATGGTGTAGACCTGTTTTAAGCATACAACTGTGTCTTTTGTTTGAATATGTTAATATTTTGGCATAAATCAGTAACAAAACTGTACcgtagcttaaaaaaaaaaagagcgatTACCTTTTCCGAAGAAGAATTTCTATGGACATGGTTAAATCCAGCCATGTAACTCTGCAACAAAAACTGTAAaaaagtgttgttgtttttttagaatCATCTGAGGAATATTTGGACATATTCTTTGTTATTTTTGGTTAAATGGGGTTTCTACCTGACAAAAAAGAGCAGACTTGACACTGCTGTGAGGCAGCAAGCTGGCAACGACCTGGGAAAAATGTGATTCAACATTAAAATGTTTTACTGCCAATGTTAATAGTCTATGTAAACTAATAGAACAgggaaaaatacatatttttatttgaataatataataatatagatTCAGCACTATTAATACACATTTTCTTACCAAAGGAGCCGATACAGGCAATAATGCTAGAAAACAATTTGAAAAAATAGCATTATTAGCAGCACAAAATGAAAAGATCATGTAAAGTTTCAGTAGGCATTAAAAAGATGGTTGGGTTATCTACCTGGAGGTCGGAATGCAAATGGCAGCACAGCCCCAGAGTCAGCATGAACAGAGGACTGTTGGGGAAACAAAACGAGACCGTTTACTGAATGTCTTAGCAGGAGAGAGGGTTGAGGTCCCATTATAATAGATTCATCCACAACCATCCCTTTGTCATGCTTGGATAGAGTCTGACTTGTTTCTGAGATTTTCCTCGAAGTGACAACATCATTGTTGTTTTGactgttttgggccattttgaaaatacagTTTTTCCACATCCAATCTCCTCCTCTTGACAGGTAATCAAATCAACCTTATTGTATTAATTCTAGTTTTATTGTTAGTACCGAAGGGACATGGTAGTATCCACATCACTTGAATGCAATCCCTACACATGAATTCTTACTTCACAGTGTTGTCATTCCACTTACAAGAGATAAGGTCCACGCACTTCCATCCTATCAGaggacaaaataaaaatatttagcaTACAGGTTTTAATTAACTATGATGTATTTAAAAGATTGGGGGTTGACCATGTTCCTTaccttttcatttattttctcaaCACTGCCAACAGTGACACGGGCGTTCTTTATTTCAGCCTAAGCGAAATTAAACATTAGAGAATACCTGGACTTGATAAAACACTACGGTCATTAAAACGTCTGCTACTTACTTTTGAGGAGAGCAAGGAACTTGGATCAAGGAGATTAGCCCATATTTTAAGTCGACTAAGGAACATCTGAAAAGGGGTTCAGATGTACATTTTAAAGGAATATCACAACCAATATTGATAGTGTGATTGATAGGGTGATAGGGTGATTGATAAAGACAAGGGA
This genomic window from Gadus macrocephalus chromosome 15, ASM3116895v1 contains:
- the sfxn4 gene encoding sideroflexin-4 — encoded protein: MDPNLQYWKSEGQMFLSRLKIWANLLDPSSLLSSKAEIKNARVTVGSVEKINEKDGSAWTLSLSSVHADSGAVLPFAFRPPALLPVSAPLVVASLLPHSSVKSALFCQFLLQSYMAGFNHVHRNSSSEKAKKMSLKQALLIGGSVSYTTCAGALPFILIQRFAIGSQSLLFFFRSIVPVPSPAALGFFSVFTIRSEESDNGIQVFDSNGASVGISRAAGDKAIRDTAWSRAVLLGASAAVPNLLVYLTGKTRLFNQNSMLRAPLRHVSTAMVFGMMIPLSFSIFPQLGTIKKDKLEKELQAAAVDGELFYHRGL
- the dennd10 gene encoding DENN domain-containing protein 10, translated to MASSEAHLMLSVGLIEKDANGDSLWVWCYPSVTAEVRQILLSKCCLTQDGRELHSFVFGQFRRTWYYITTVEIQEPTALKKVTHFSLVVTTKDFNPEKYAALSRVLCRLYIKHGSPVKMMESYISVLTKGICQSDENGSFLNKNYDVRLAYLAGSLKDVVAQFGMESIILYTALMLKKRIVVHHPRIEALLEFTRALPAFTWHRKDWSILHPYLHLTEVELDDLRQCPGYVAGFTNPEVGNRADLFDVYVNLPDNTITVSPDAKEALAMGKVHKDIGQLIVQSAEDAERTDAQVIKDISTKTKEILASLMALADESENSKITVEGLKKHHFPPATENFLFHLAAAERLLRI